A region of Sulfuricella denitrificans skB26 DNA encodes the following proteins:
- the waaC gene encoding lipopolysaccharide heptosyltransferase I, whose translation MPKILLVKTSSMGDVIHNLPVVSDIRAHFPEAEIDWVVEESFAGIPALHPGMGEIIPVAVRRWRKNLFSRTVHAEISIFIKHLRNKTYDVILDTQGLIKSAIITRLAQGAHCGFDWQSAREPLAALFYDKTLRVEKNQPAVMRNRLLAGRALGYSPDDPVNYGIAAPSLVLPWLPTTPFVVLLHATSRDDKLWPEADWIALGTYLASKGIACVLPWGSAAEQLRSQRLAEKIALSVVPPALTLGQAATLLSLSIASVGVDTGLVHLAAALTIPTIAIYCASDPGLTGLHVSSGQAINLGRTGTPPDTANVINALNGMVAL comes from the coding sequence ATGCCGAAGATATTGCTCGTCAAAACCTCCTCAATGGGGGATGTCATTCACAACCTGCCCGTGGTCAGCGACATTCGCGCCCATTTCCCGGAAGCCGAAATCGACTGGGTGGTGGAAGAATCCTTCGCCGGCATTCCAGCCCTGCATCCAGGCATGGGGGAAATCATTCCCGTCGCCGTGCGGCGCTGGCGCAAAAACCTGTTCAGCCGCACCGTGCACGCTGAGATATCGATCTTCATCAAACACCTGCGCAACAAGACATATGACGTAATACTCGACACCCAGGGACTGATCAAAAGCGCGATTATTACCCGCCTTGCCCAAGGGGCCCACTGTGGATTCGACTGGCAAAGCGCTCGTGAACCACTGGCTGCGCTGTTCTATGACAAAACACTGAGGGTTGAAAAAAATCAGCCTGCGGTTATGCGAAATCGCCTGCTTGCCGGTCGAGCCCTCGGCTACTCGCCTGATGATCCTGTGAACTATGGCATCGCGGCGCCATCCCTTGTCCTGCCCTGGTTGCCGACAACACCCTTCGTCGTCCTGCTGCACGCCACCAGTCGCGACGACAAGCTATGGCCCGAAGCCGACTGGATTGCATTAGGTACTTACCTTGCCAGCAAGGGAATTGCCTGCGTATTACCCTGGGGAAGTGCGGCAGAACAGCTGCGTAGCCAGCGGCTGGCGGAAAAAATCGCCTTAAGCGTTGTTCCTCCTGCGCTCACCCTCGGGCAAGCTGCAACGCTGCTTTCTTTATCCATCGCGTCAGTCGGCGTAGATACCGGGCTAGTCCATCTCGCAGCGGCATTGACCATACCGACCATCGCCATTTACTGTGCATCCGACCCCGGCCTGACCGGTCTTCATGTTTCTTCCGGACAGGCGATCAACCTGGGCAGAACGGGTACCCCACCCGACACAGCAAACGTGATCAACGCCCTGAATGGAATGGTCGCATTATGA
- the waaA gene encoding lipid IV(A) 3-deoxy-D-manno-octulosonic acid transferase: protein MMRRLYTLLLYLLLPYILFHLLWRSRRQPGYLRHIGERFGFYRGQPATPLIWLHAVSVGETRAAVPLVTQLQARYPEHRILLTHMTPTGRDTGRQLFGDQVLQCYLPYDFPIATRRFLRHFKPEIGLLMETEIWFNLVQICKKTGVPLLLVNARMSEKSARKYGRFKTLTRDSLQSLSVIAGQTEADARRLVELGAPSVNITGNLKFDIAVPQSAISLGKNLREQFGAVRPVFLAASTREGEEVLIIEALARIDIPNLLIVIVPRHPQRFDQVADMLTQRDIRFQRRSANQVVAPETQVVLGDSMGEMFSYYATCDIAFIGGSLLPLGGQNLIEAAAMGKPILIGPHTFNFSEVTELAVQAGAAQRVANAEELALMVRDLLKTPERMKAMSVTALTFADRHRGATERLMTLIEPCIS, encoded by the coding sequence ATGATGCGCCGCTTATACACCCTGCTACTGTATCTCTTGTTGCCTTACATTCTGTTCCATCTGTTATGGCGATCCCGGCGCCAGCCCGGCTACCTGCGTCATATCGGTGAGCGTTTTGGTTTTTATCGCGGCCAGCCGGCTACCCCACTGATCTGGCTGCACGCGGTATCGGTGGGAGAGACTCGCGCCGCAGTGCCGCTGGTTACCCAATTGCAGGCACGTTATCCAGAACACCGTATCCTGCTCACCCACATGACACCCACTGGCCGGGATACCGGCAGGCAGTTGTTCGGCGATCAAGTTCTGCAATGCTATCTGCCCTATGATTTTCCGATTGCGACAAGGCGCTTTCTTCGTCACTTCAAGCCCGAAATCGGGCTGCTGATGGAAACCGAAATCTGGTTCAACCTGGTACAGATCTGTAAGAAAACCGGGGTGCCGCTACTACTTGTCAACGCGCGGATGTCGGAAAAATCGGCGCGCAAATATGGCCGTTTCAAAACACTTACTCGTGACAGCCTGCAATCACTTTCGGTAATTGCAGGCCAAACCGAGGCAGATGCAAGACGATTGGTGGAATTAGGCGCACCTTCCGTGAATATTACCGGCAACCTCAAGTTCGATATCGCCGTACCACAAAGCGCGATCTCCCTTGGAAAAAACCTGCGGGAACAATTCGGAGCTGTACGCCCGGTGTTTCTTGCCGCCAGCACACGGGAAGGCGAGGAAGTGCTGATTATTGAAGCGCTAGCCAGAATCGACATCCCCAACCTGCTCATCGTCATCGTGCCGCGCCATCCGCAACGCTTCGACCAGGTGGCGGATATGCTGACGCAACGCGACATCCGCTTCCAGCGCCGTTCGGCAAACCAAGTCGTTGCCCCGGAAACCCAAGTAGTGTTGGGCGACAGCATGGGGGAGATGTTCTCCTATTACGCTACCTGCGATATCGCTTTCATCGGCGGCAGCCTGCTGCCGCTCGGTGGCCAGAATCTGATTGAGGCGGCAGCGATGGGCAAGCCGATTTTGATCGGCCCGCACACTTTCAACTTTTCGGAAGTAACCGAACTTGCCGTTCAGGCTGGCGCTGCGCAACGCGTGGCTAATGCCGAGGAGTTAGCATTAATGGTCAGGGATTTGCTGAAAACACCGGAGAGAATGAAAGCCATGTCGGTTACGGCGCTGACTTTTGCCGACCGGCATCGCGGCGCAACGGAACGACTGATGACGCTGATCGAGCCTTGTATCAGCTGA
- a CDS encoding glycosyltransferase family 2 protein has protein sequence MQQKTPLSVVIIALNAASQIEACLKSAAFADEIVVVDSGSRDDTREIALKYGARVLHQDWLGFGRQKQFAIEQASHDWVLCLDADERVSDPLRASIVEMLQAPRFRAYRMARCNRFMGRWLRHGEGYPDWSLRLFDRRVANWSEDEVHEKVLTTSPAGNVQGDLLHESQESLTVYLEKQDRYTSLQAEALARRGKQVSFGRLVASPLLRFVKFYFLRLGFLDGVPGLVHIVIGCFNSFVKYAKLHELNEKGKL, from the coding sequence ATGCAGCAGAAAACCCCTTTGTCGGTGGTCATCATTGCCCTGAATGCGGCAAGCCAGATCGAGGCTTGCCTGAAAAGCGCCGCTTTTGCCGATGAAATCGTGGTGGTGGATTCCGGTAGCCGGGACGATACCCGGGAAATCGCGTTAAAATATGGTGCTCGGGTACTGCATCAGGACTGGCTCGGATTTGGCCGGCAAAAACAATTTGCGATCGAGCAAGCAAGTCATGACTGGGTGCTGTGTCTGGATGCGGACGAGCGGGTCAGCGACCCGCTGCGTGCGAGCATCGTGGAGATGCTGCAGGCGCCGCGCTTTCGAGCTTATCGTATGGCGCGCTGCAATCGCTTTATGGGACGCTGGCTCAGGCATGGCGAGGGTTATCCTGACTGGAGTCTGCGATTATTCGATCGACGCGTTGCCAATTGGAGCGAGGACGAGGTTCACGAAAAAGTGCTGACCACTTCACCGGCTGGCAACGTGCAGGGAGATTTACTGCATGAATCGCAGGAAAGTCTCACCGTCTACCTGGAAAAACAGGATCGCTATACCAGTCTGCAGGCGGAAGCGCTTGCTCGGCGAGGAAAGCAGGTTTCGTTCGGGCGGTTGGTGGCCAGTCCGCTGCTCAGGTTCGTGAAGTTCTATTTCCTCCGGCTCGGCTTTCTCGACGGCGTGCCGGGGCTGGTGCATATCGTCATAGGATGTTTCAACAGTTTCGTGAAATACGCGAAACTGCATGAATTGAACGAAAAAGGAAAATTGTGA
- a CDS encoding NAD-dependent epimerase, translated as MKVLITGVAGFIGMHVAQRLLAQGVEVVGIDNLNDYYDVQLKEDRLKQLLPLQGFRFVRLDMADRTAMEALFAGEKFQRVVNLAAQPGVRYSIQNPHAYVNTNIVGFLNVLEGCRHNGVEHLVYASSSSVYGSNTHMPFSVHDNVDHPVSLYAATKKSNELMAHTYSHLYRLPTTGLRFFTVYGPWGRPDMSPSLFASAILEDRPIDVFNQGKMQRDFTYIDDIAEGVVRVLDKVAQPNSSFDRAAPDTASSDAPYRIYNIGNHEPVELMTFIETIESAIGKKAAKNMLPMQDGDVVATYADIEELTQTVGFAPHTPLSEGVAKFAAWFKIYYGARSK; from the coding sequence GTGAAAGTTTTAATTACCGGCGTGGCCGGCTTTATCGGCATGCATGTTGCGCAGCGTTTGCTGGCGCAGGGTGTCGAGGTAGTCGGCATCGATAACCTCAACGATTACTATGATGTTCAGCTGAAAGAAGATCGTCTTAAGCAGCTCTTGCCGCTTCAGGGCTTCCGCTTCGTCAGGCTGGACATGGCTGATCGCACTGCGATGGAAGCGCTTTTTGCCGGCGAGAAATTTCAGCGCGTCGTCAATCTCGCGGCACAACCGGGTGTACGCTACTCGATTCAAAATCCCCATGCCTACGTCAACACCAACATCGTAGGTTTCCTGAATGTGCTCGAAGGCTGCCGCCATAACGGCGTGGAACACCTGGTTTATGCCAGCAGCTCCAGCGTCTATGGCTCTAATACGCATATGCCGTTCAGCGTGCACGATAACGTCGATCACCCGGTCAGCCTCTACGCAGCCACCAAAAAATCTAACGAGCTGATGGCGCACACTTACAGCCATCTGTATCGTTTGCCGACCACCGGGCTACGCTTCTTTACCGTTTACGGGCCGTGGGGCCGGCCGGATATGTCGCCATCCCTGTTTGCCAGTGCGATTCTCGAAGATCGCCCGATCGATGTATTCAACCAGGGCAAGATGCAGCGTGATTTCACCTATATCGACGACATTGCCGAAGGCGTGGTGCGGGTGCTGGATAAAGTTGCTCAGCCCAATTCGTCGTTCGACCGGGCTGCTCCCGATACCGCAAGCAGCGATGCGCCTTACCGGATTTACAATATCGGCAACCATGAGCCAGTGGAGTTGATGACTTTTATCGAAACTATCGAAAGCGCCATCGGCAAAAAAGCCGCCAAGAATATGCTGCCGATGCAGGATGGCGATGTGGTTGCCACTTATGCGGATATTGAGGAGCTGACTCAGACGGTTGGCTTTGCACCGCACACGCCGTTGAGTGAAGGAGTGGCGAAGTTTGCTGCCTGGTTCAAGATCTATTACGGAGCGCGTTCAAAATGA